A DNA window from Pongo abelii isolate AG06213 chromosome 2, NHGRI_mPonAbe1-v2.0_pri, whole genome shotgun sequence contains the following coding sequences:
- the DALRD3 gene encoding DALR anticodon-binding domain-containing protein 3 isoform X13, protein MLTFLQQLRVDWPAASERASSHTLRSHALEELTSANDGRTLSPGILGRLCLKELVEEQGRTAGYDPNLDNCLVTEDLLSVLAELQEALWHWPENSDPGLAGAPDTGTDGCLVVHVVSCEEEFQQQKLDLLWRKLVDKAPLRQKHLICGPVKVAGAPGTLMTAPEYYKFRHAQVCKASALKHGGDLAQDPAWTEIFGVLSVATIKFEMLSTAPRSQLFLALADSSISTKGTKSGTFVMYNCARLATLFESYKCSMEQGLYPTFPPVSSLDFSLLHDEGEWLLLFNSILPFPDLLSQTAVLDCTAPGLHIAARTEMICKFLVQLSMDFSSYYNRVHILGEARPHLFGQMFVRLQLLRAVREVLHTGLAMLGLPPLSHI, encoded by the exons ATGCTGACCTTCCTGCAGCAACTGCGGGTGGACTGGCCCGCTGCCTCGGAGAGAGCTTCCTCCCACACCCTGAGGAGCCACGCCCTTGAAGAACTTACCTCTGCTAATGACGGGAGGACACTGTCCCCTGGCATCCTAGGCAGACTGTGTCTGAAGGAGCTGGTGGAAGAACAGGGCCGCACAGCTGGCTATGACCCCAACCTGGACAACTGTCTGG TGACGGAGGATCTCCTCTCTGTGCTGGCTGAGCTGCAAGAGGCTCTATGGCATTGGCCCGAGAACAGCGACCCAGGCCTG GCTGGGGCCCCAGATACTGGTACAGACGGCTGCCTGGTTGTACATGTTGTTAGCTGTGAGGAGGAGTTCCAGCAACAGAAGTTGGACCTGCTTTGGCGGAAGTTGGTTGACAAGGCTCCACTCAGACAG AAGCACCTGATCTGTGGCCCTGTGAAAGTAGCTGGTGCACCTGGCACTCTGATGACTGCCCCTGAGTACTACAA GTTCCGACATGCCCAGGTGTGCAAGGCCTCAGCACTGAAGCATGGTGGGGATCTGGCACAAG ACCCAGCCTGGACAGAGATCTTTGGTGTTCTCTCTGTGGCCACCATCAAGTTTGAGATGCTGAGCACAGCCCCACGGAGTCAG CTCTTCCTGGCTCTGGCTGACAGCAGTATCTCCACGAAGGGCACAAAGAGTGGCACCTTTGTCATGTATAATTGTGCCCGTCTTGCCACACTCTTTGAGAGTTACAAGTGTAGTATGGAACAAGGTCTGTACCCCACTTTTCCTCCTGTGAGCAGTCTGGACTTCTCACTGCTACATGATGAG GGTGAATGGTTGTTGCTCTTCAACAGTATCCTCCCCTTTCCGGATCTGCTAAGCCAGACAGCAGTGCTGGACTGCACAGCCCCGGGGCTCCACATTGCTGCACGCACAGAGATG ATATGCAAGTTCCTGGTACAGCTCAGCATGGATTTCAGCTCCTACTACAACCGGGTACACATCCTGGGG GAGGCTCGACCACACCTCTTTGGTCAGATGTTCGTCCGCCTGCAGCTTCTGAGGGCTGTGCGTGAGGTGCTCCATACTGGCCTGGCTATGCTGGGTCTCCCTCCACTGAGCCACATCTAA